In Acidobacteriota bacterium, one genomic interval encodes:
- a CDS encoding asparagine synthase-related protein has protein sequence MCSIIGTYWFSPVTDDTLTCAALRRALGRLQRRGPDQKYFARVDDRCILAGNRLIIRGDSNVGRLPFRDLGVVATYNGEIYNSRRRVVSESADGSAMIPAYREFGEAFASQLDGEFAIALWDEKLGQLLLARDAFGTKPLYFGFDKTRLVWASSAYAVAEVLQRSYCRPTHGPAYQHTYAIQEPYTSFSGVWALPPSHYLVVREHTIQVSPYESWLPDSPSVKSDDEIASALFDSLSSRLDHSQTIAIPMSAGIDSGILTFAAEQMQIPYHVFSLIEVFDKPTVEAPYIMSRLKRLKHASGITLVRFGDSEYGRALSELYDPCYYDSEYYDNGALLTHAVLSAIHNAGIRVIIDGSGGDELFDGYDFRADFYPPDQWPRAWQRTSFYSLFTTLLAYTSKVDRAGGFFSIESRFPFLSKPILSAALRCMDIQKKRPLRDFLLNRLSYGSPQMPDLDGKFGFSMRGCDLPRIRSDMRAAWRKSNGITADQFDEPLPYPFLIGASSRMVVSDNIPTGGS, from the coding sequence ATGTGTTCTATTATCGGTACGTATTGGTTCTCTCCGGTAACTGATGATACTTTGACCTGCGCGGCACTCAGACGCGCACTAGGTCGCCTTCAAAGACGAGGACCAGATCAAAAGTATTTTGCGAGGGTAGATGATCGATGCATACTGGCAGGCAATCGACTGATAATCCGTGGCGATAGCAATGTGGGGCGTCTGCCGTTTCGAGATTTGGGTGTGGTCGCAACTTATAATGGAGAAATATACAATTCCCGAAGGAGGGTGGTGTCTGAAAGTGCCGATGGCAGTGCGATGATCCCCGCGTACCGTGAGTTTGGCGAGGCGTTCGCGTCGCAGCTTGACGGCGAATTTGCGATCGCTCTCTGGGATGAGAAACTTGGTCAACTCCTACTTGCGCGCGATGCTTTCGGTACGAAGCCACTCTACTTCGGATTCGATAAAACACGACTTGTCTGGGCCTCATCCGCTTATGCAGTTGCAGAAGTCCTTCAGCGGTCCTACTGTCGCCCGACACATGGGCCTGCGTATCAACATACGTACGCGATCCAGGAACCGTACACTTCATTTTCCGGAGTGTGGGCTCTCCCACCTTCACACTACTTGGTTGTTCGCGAACACACTATACAAGTCTCACCCTACGAGTCTTGGTTGCCTGACTCGCCTTCGGTCAAATCGGATGATGAGATCGCTTCGGCACTCTTTGATTCACTGTCGTCAAGGCTTGATCATAGTCAAACTATCGCCATACCCATGTCTGCCGGGATAGACAGCGGCATATTGACCTTCGCTGCCGAGCAGATGCAGATTCCCTACCATGTCTTTTCTCTTATTGAGGTCTTTGATAAGCCAACGGTTGAGGCACCCTACATCATGAGTCGTCTGAAGCGGCTCAAACATGCTTCGGGAATTACCTTGGTTCGATTTGGTGACTCTGAATATGGCAGAGCACTTAGTGAACTCTACGATCCTTGCTATTACGACTCCGAGTATTACGACAATGGTGCCCTCTTGACTCACGCAGTTTTATCGGCGATTCATAATGCCGGGATTCGAGTAATAATTGACGGTTCAGGCGGTGACGAGTTGTTTGATGGGTATGACTTCCGCGCGGATTTCTATCCGCCTGATCAATGGCCTAGAGCTTGGCAGAGGACCAGCTTCTACTCGCTATTCACAACGCTCCTGGCCTATACCTCAAAGGTTGACCGAGCTGGTGGGTTTTTCTCAATCGAGTCTAGGTTCCCCTTCCTGTCTAAACCGATTCTGAGTGCTGCGCTACGCTGTATGGATATTCAGAAAAAGCGGCCTCTTCGGGATTTTTTGCTTAACCGATTGTCGTACGGATCTCCTCAAATGCCAGATTTGGACGGTAAGTTCGGCTTTTCAATGCGGGGATGCGATCTGCCTAGGATTCGATCCGATATGCGGGCGGCGTGGCGGAAATCAAATGGGATAACGGCAGATCAGTTTGATGAGCCTCTTCCGTACCCATTTCTAATTGGCGCCTCTAGCAGAATGGTTGTTTCCGATAACATACCTACGGGCGGTAGCTAA
- a CDS encoding aminotransferase class III-fold pyridoxal phosphate-dependent enzyme, with product MGHFNFDLTRKRLQVVRELQKARQSYAMAVKAEFEARYRRSQSLYIAGRSIFPNGVSQLGRMLKPFPPFFRSASGCTMQSVDDTDLIDYWAGHFCMIFGHNPPHVIDALHQAARSPMLLQIGVFTSLEAEVARKILDCTGGDQVLFSTSGALSTMYAIMLACAATKRQMVVKIAGGWHGVQPWSVSGVRNIGDEDGRARSECGGIPTGFTQDVIIIPFNDVEAAERAFSTYGPRIAACIAELVLGNSGMVVADPRFVRRLRELCTEHGSALILDEIVTGFRVNPGGMQQLYQVQADISTYGKALAGGMPFACIVGSQRFMSAANESLPLRVWADAGTFTSHPGTLLAVNATLDEIKRRGGEAYEQVIRNASDLRDGVELAFNRNSVCVEITGRSPSPEIPSFPISTVRFITDPGRYRDSNSPLVHWDSRSNDVEFRNTTARLALILKGIFSWQGLGVVTAAHTPDKLSSTLRAYEEFASEIKDLFPTL from the coding sequence GTGGGTCATTTCAACTTTGATTTAACCAGGAAGAGGCTGCAAGTGGTGAGAGAACTCCAGAAAGCCCGCCAGTCGTACGCAATGGCTGTGAAAGCGGAATTTGAGGCCCGATACCGAAGGAGCCAGAGCCTTTACATTGCAGGTCGCTCGATTTTCCCGAATGGGGTATCACAGCTCGGGCGAATGCTGAAGCCTTTCCCCCCATTCTTTCGAAGTGCAAGCGGCTGCACCATGCAAAGTGTGGACGACACGGATCTTATCGATTATTGGGCGGGACATTTCTGCATGATTTTCGGCCACAATCCGCCTCACGTCATCGACGCACTTCATCAGGCAGCGCGATCGCCGATGTTGTTGCAGATCGGAGTTTTCACTTCTCTAGAAGCTGAAGTCGCACGGAAGATTCTGGACTGTACTGGTGGCGATCAGGTCCTGTTCTCAACCAGCGGTGCGCTCTCTACCATGTACGCTATCATGCTCGCGTGTGCAGCGACCAAAAGACAAATGGTTGTTAAGATTGCGGGCGGGTGGCACGGCGTGCAGCCTTGGTCGGTCAGTGGAGTACGCAACATCGGGGACGAGGATGGAAGAGCTAGGTCAGAATGCGGTGGGATACCAACGGGTTTCACCCAAGATGTCATCATTATTCCCTTCAATGACGTAGAGGCGGCGGAGCGCGCATTTTCGACTTATGGCCCGAGAATCGCCGCCTGCATTGCCGAATTAGTTCTTGGCAACTCAGGTATGGTTGTTGCCGACCCCCGCTTTGTCCGTCGTTTGCGAGAACTGTGCACAGAACACGGATCAGCATTAATCCTCGATGAAATCGTCACGGGTTTTCGAGTTAATCCAGGGGGTATGCAGCAACTTTACCAGGTTCAGGCCGACATCTCGACCTATGGTAAAGCACTCGCAGGGGGGATGCCGTTTGCGTGTATAGTTGGAAGTCAACGATTCATGTCTGCCGCTAATGAGAGTCTTCCCTTACGTGTCTGGGCGGATGCCGGAACCTTCACTTCACATCCAGGCACTCTGCTTGCCGTGAACGCAACGCTCGATGAAATCAAAAGGAGGGGTGGAGAGGCTTATGAGCAAGTCATCCGAAATGCGTCGGATCTCCGAGATGGAGTCGAGCTAGCGTTCAACAGAAACAGCGTTTGCGTAGAGATCACTGGACGGAGCCCTTCACCCGAAATTCCTAGTTTCCCCATCTCTACTGTCCGCTTCATAACGGATCCCGGCCGCTACCGAGATAGCAACTCGCCACTGGTGCACTGGGACTCGAGATCAAATGACGTTGAGTTTCGAAACACAACTGCCCGCTTGGCACTCATCCTCAAGGGTATTTTTTCATGGCAGGGGTTAGGAGTAGTCACGGCTGCACATACGCCGGACAAACTGTCTTCTACACTCCGCGCTTACGAGGAATTCGCGTCCGAAATCAAAGACCTCTTTCCAACCCTGTAG
- a CDS encoding sulfotransferase: protein MRKDVGEKLQLGGTGHTGLGSWASARHIFIIAPTGKSGTNLLLNILINLKLAQRPIDGPLSREDYLLYHSDLLTEYANRTTLIWTKWKESQQGLPETASRLLVSIGDGLLSFFGPTGELPTVVKTPTTRNLMHSTQLFPSAKFLLIVRDGRDATESGMLSGYWSVYGEAFSAWAEGVRELLTFIRGPGAESCGKNWVLMRYEGLLQSPEDELRPTIELLGGSPDIVNRDVIQGLPVYGSSDYGVGADGTFRWCVAERTESFQPIGRWNDWPRSTKDLFKKVAGNELIELGYEEDFNW from the coding sequence ATGAGGAAAGATGTCGGCGAAAAGCTGCAACTTGGCGGCACCGGACACACCGGACTTGGCTCGTGGGCATCAGCGAGGCACATATTCATTATTGCGCCAACAGGGAAGTCCGGGACGAACCTATTACTAAATATCCTGATTAACCTAAAACTTGCTCAACGTCCTATTGACGGGCCTCTCAGTCGGGAAGACTATCTCCTCTACCATTCGGACCTTCTCACTGAGTATGCTAACAGGACTACCTTGATCTGGACCAAGTGGAAGGAGAGTCAGCAAGGTTTGCCCGAGACGGCTTCGCGGTTGCTGGTTTCTATTGGCGATGGGCTTCTCAGCTTCTTCGGCCCGACAGGAGAGCTTCCAACAGTTGTAAAGACTCCTACAACACGGAATCTCATGCATTCCACACAGCTTTTCCCCTCAGCAAAATTCCTGCTGATTGTCCGAGACGGCAGGGATGCCACGGAGTCCGGTATGCTTTCTGGCTACTGGAGTGTGTATGGCGAGGCGTTTTCGGCATGGGCGGAGGGGGTCAGGGAGTTGCTCACCTTCATACGCGGACCAGGGGCAGAATCGTGCGGAAAGAACTGGGTGCTTATGCGGTATGAAGGACTCCTTCAGTCGCCAGAAGATGAGCTGCGCCCGACGATTGAACTCTTAGGCGGCTCGCCAGATATAGTTAATCGTGATGTCATTCAAGGCCTTCCTGTCTATGGCTCATCGGATTACGGTGTAGGAGCAGATGGCACATTCCGATGGTGCGTCGCGGAGCGAACAGAATCCTTTCAACCCATTGGCAGGTGGAATGATTGGCCGCGTTCTACTAAGGATCTTTTCAAGAAAGTTGCGGGTAATGAATTGATAGAGTTAGGCTACGAAGAGGATTTCAATTGGTGA
- a CDS encoding CHAT domain-containing tetratricopeptide repeat protein, translated as MPQVFDIYRAISQICVVAWALMCFPYLSVIASIPAMQERNPNTCKSSPACQEALALAAPSTATQTIAPGESHWYKMQLQVGQYVQILVFQKGIDVITTICDPDLEHIVDIDDTTGNDGIDTVSLVAEKTGCYRFRIEASGDQRPASYELRVSATRTASVKDRERVKAEWALFAGNVLGEGNDLEAYRQSIKNYSKALASFEGVDDPRAALALKGLGYVYGRIYEFDIALQYLIRAERRLRGSEWQVEYAQVLNNLGYVYTAMGQGTWAEENLMQAISHWQALKNAEQEAIARTNLGDLFYAIGEYEKAREQFGYVEKHLDPQKDNLVRSLLRMGMVNDAQGHLEEALDYYNRALSIVPDRDLGTKAGILNSMTVSLGKLKRTDEALALIEKLRPIYDQRLFDKRAQAIRYNTIGGVYNARGEYDTAVANYKTALSFATEIKDSEVLMKILYNLASAQRSGGRLNEAKSNAESAIELYERFRVRIDSPTLRQSYSSAYSRIYQLYVELLVALNEREAGKGFDVAALEASERARSRVLLDFLIEAKITIDRRISRQLAERLRDVQENLNNAMLKRARSVNSTNSLADQSVEAEYRKSVEAYDRILAEVRKASPEFYNLIDPVPITVAQMRRDILDDQTALVEFSVGPDRSFVFAVTRGALIIRRLPSRDTLKEQVDGLRRLLTERNCIGHNEDEDERSKRIRDADLAYEKAAYALSRQLLGPVAALIENKRLAIVADGPLHLLPFGALPDPSGPEPSEGRVRTESGKARSFLPLFVAHEIVSLPSATVLLKLRETKRLRTAAAKSLAVMADPVLNADDQRVRDLAWAKNKATSNNQYAASMRSAQVSRGVGCEPTESEFERLGGFREEGDAISRLVRPGQAMKAYGLKASIDTLRKIGNFRLIHFATHGFIPSNAEQGSLVLSAFNVRGQPRQRFLRLSDVYRLRLRADLVTLSACESGIGKEVQGEGIVGLARGFMYAGTPRLAISLWQVDDDATKNLMVRFYTSMLKHGQPAAAALRAAQKGMWENGEYNAPYFWAAFILEGEWRKPDRESAAVRAKVKSRREATRP; from the coding sequence ATGCCCCAGGTTTTTGACATCTATCGAGCAATCAGCCAAATTTGCGTAGTCGCTTGGGCACTGATGTGCTTTCCGTACTTATCAGTTATTGCAAGTATCCCAGCAATGCAGGAACGAAATCCGAACACCTGCAAATCCTCTCCCGCGTGTCAAGAGGCTCTTGCGCTTGCAGCACCTTCCACGGCCACACAAACAATCGCACCTGGCGAAAGCCATTGGTACAAGATGCAGCTGCAGGTCGGGCAGTATGTGCAAATACTAGTTTTTCAGAAGGGGATCGACGTAATAACAACAATTTGCGATCCGGACCTCGAACACATTGTGGATATTGATGATACTACAGGTAACGATGGGATCGACACAGTGTCGCTCGTAGCGGAGAAGACAGGTTGTTATCGATTTCGCATTGAAGCTTCCGGCGATCAGCGGCCCGCGAGCTACGAATTGCGTGTATCGGCCACAAGGACCGCGAGCGTAAAGGACCGCGAGCGCGTGAAGGCAGAATGGGCACTTTTTGCCGGTAACGTTCTTGGCGAAGGCAATGATTTAGAAGCTTATCGGCAATCTATTAAGAACTATTCTAAAGCGCTGGCTAGTTTCGAAGGGGTCGATGATCCTCGAGCAGCATTGGCTTTGAAGGGCTTGGGATATGTTTACGGAAGGATCTACGAATTCGACATTGCGTTGCAGTATCTTATTCGAGCCGAACGACGACTGCGAGGTTCCGAATGGCAAGTCGAATATGCACAGGTTCTAAATAACCTGGGTTACGTTTACACAGCCATGGGCCAGGGTACTTGGGCGGAAGAGAATCTGATGCAGGCTATAAGCCACTGGCAGGCCTTGAAGAATGCAGAGCAAGAAGCAATTGCCCGAACAAATCTTGGGGATCTATTCTATGCAATCGGTGAGTACGAAAAAGCACGTGAGCAATTCGGTTATGTTGAAAAGCACCTCGACCCTCAGAAAGACAATCTGGTTAGATCACTACTGCGAATGGGAATGGTTAATGATGCGCAGGGGCATCTTGAGGAGGCGTTAGATTACTATAACAGGGCGCTGAGTATTGTTCCTGATCGGGACTTGGGGACAAAAGCCGGCATCCTCAATAGCATGACGGTGTCCCTCGGGAAACTGAAAAGAACCGACGAGGCGCTAGCACTCATTGAAAAACTGCGACCAATTTATGATCAACGTCTCTTCGATAAGAGAGCTCAAGCGATTCGGTACAATACGATTGGAGGCGTTTACAATGCTCGGGGCGAATACGATACGGCCGTTGCAAATTATAAGACCGCCCTTTCATTTGCCACAGAGATCAAAGATTCCGAAGTTTTGATGAAGATATTATACAATCTCGCATCAGCGCAGCGATCTGGCGGACGGCTAAATGAGGCTAAGAGCAACGCGGAAAGCGCTATCGAACTATATGAGCGGTTTCGGGTAAGAATTGATTCTCCAACTCTTCGACAATCCTACTCATCCGCTTATAGCCGGATATATCAGCTTTACGTAGAACTGCTGGTAGCGCTCAATGAGCGTGAGGCGGGTAAAGGCTTTGACGTAGCTGCCCTTGAAGCATCAGAGAGAGCCCGGAGTAGAGTTCTTTTGGATTTCCTCATTGAAGCAAAGATCACGATTGATCGAAGGATCTCGCGCCAACTCGCTGAGAGGCTACGCGACGTACAAGAAAACCTGAATAATGCAATGCTCAAACGTGCGAGGAGTGTTAATTCAACGAATTCTCTGGCTGATCAAAGTGTTGAGGCCGAGTACCGAAAGAGCGTCGAAGCATACGACAGAATACTGGCAGAGGTAAGAAAAGCCAGCCCCGAATTCTACAATCTAATTGATCCGGTACCAATCACAGTGGCTCAGATGCGTCGAGACATCCTCGATGATCAAACTGCGCTTGTTGAATTCTCCGTTGGACCTGACAGGAGTTTTGTTTTCGCAGTAACACGAGGGGCGCTAATTATCCGCCGGCTACCAAGTCGCGACACTCTGAAAGAACAAGTAGATGGGCTACGCCGTTTGCTCACAGAGCGGAATTGTATAGGACATAATGAAGATGAAGACGAGAGAAGCAAAAGGATAAGGGACGCGGACCTAGCATATGAAAAGGCTGCGTACGCGCTGAGTCGGCAATTACTTGGTCCTGTGGCTGCCTTAATCGAGAACAAGCGGCTGGCAATTGTGGCCGATGGCCCTCTGCATCTGCTGCCGTTTGGAGCGCTACCCGATCCATCCGGTCCAGAACCTAGCGAGGGCAGAGTTAGAACCGAATCTGGGAAAGCCAGAAGCTTTCTGCCACTTTTTGTCGCTCACGAAATCGTCTCTCTTCCTTCTGCGACCGTGTTGCTGAAGCTGCGCGAAACGAAACGCTTGCGAACGGCGGCGGCCAAGTCTTTGGCAGTGATGGCTGACCCTGTCCTTAACGCTGATGACCAGAGAGTTCGGGACCTAGCTTGGGCAAAGAATAAGGCAACTAGTAATAATCAATATGCCGCAAGTATGAGGTCCGCGCAGGTATCTAGAGGGGTTGGTTGCGAGCCGACCGAATCCGAATTCGAGAGACTCGGGGGTTTTAGAGAAGAGGGCGATGCCATTTCGAGATTAGTACGTCCAGGTCAAGCGATGAAAGCCTACGGCCTAAAAGCCAGCATCGATACACTACGTAAGATCGGCAACTTCCGTCTAATTCACTTTGCTACCCATGGTTTCATCCCAAGTAATGCTGAACAAGGTAGCCTAGTGCTTTCGGCTTTCAATGTTCGCGGACAGCCAAGACAAAGATTCCTGCGCTTGTCGGACGTATATAGACTGAGATTGCGAGCTGATTTGGTGACGCTCAGCGCATGCGAATCTGGCATTGGTAAAGAAGTTCAAGGCGAAGGAATTGTCGGCTTGGCGCGCGGATTCATGTATGCAGGCACTCCACGGCTCGCCATCAGCTTGTGGCAGGTTGATGACGACGCGACAAAGAATCTGATGGTTCGGTTTTACACTTCGATGCTCAAACACGGACAACCTGCGGCAGCGGCTCTTCGCGCAGCACAAAAGGGTATGTGGGAAAACGGTGAATACAACGCTCCGTACTTTTGGGCGGCATTCATACTCGAAGGAGAGTGGCGAAAGCCTGACCGCGAGAGCGCCGCAGTCAGAGCCAAGGTCAAGTCCAGGCGAGAAGCGACGAGACCGTAG
- a CDS encoding PH domain-containing protein, whose product MASTSVNIGEFGSDPVGSEKALLTARPDIRFLKLSFFAPAVVLVAGIIAYLLPLAIDRDFQLAGSAFMIGIGLVGMACLLALYEGLSKAVYRLTDEHIEEEYGIIHKRVRQIPLSYIRDVTYDQNFLQALFGVSSITVSPTNGDKIVLSNIAGGQRTREIIWKLVLSRTPGDRSSG is encoded by the coding sequence ATGGCATCCACAAGCGTCAATATTGGAGAGTTCGGAAGCGATCCGGTTGGCAGTGAGAAGGCTCTTCTGACTGCTCGGCCGGACATTCGTTTTTTGAAATTGAGCTTTTTCGCTCCGGCGGTTGTGCTCGTTGCCGGCATCATCGCCTATCTATTACCGCTAGCCATTGATCGTGATTTCCAGTTGGCCGGTTCCGCCTTCATGATCGGTATCGGCTTGGTTGGAATGGCTTGCCTACTTGCGCTCTACGAGGGCCTGTCGAAAGCTGTGTACAGGTTGACGGACGAGCATATCGAAGAGGAATACGGGATCATTCATAAGAGAGTTCGTCAAATCCCACTGAGCTACATACGTGATGTGACCTACGATCAAAACTTTCTTCAGGCGTTGTTTGGAGTCTCAAGTATTACGGTGTCTCCAACGAACGGCGACAAGATAGTGCTTTCCAACATAGCGGGCGGGCAGCGGACGCGCGAGATTATCTGGAAGCTTGTGCTATCGAGAACGCCCGGCGATCGTTCGTCCGGTTAG